A genomic window from Halorubrum trapanicum includes:
- a CDS encoding glutathione S-transferase family protein, translating into MNQLVNGEWRTDTYEATDEEGAFQRGETTFRNWVAGSDVPDHVDAEPDERFQPEAGRYHLYVSYACPWAHRTLLARSLLGLEDAIGVSVVDPYRDEDGWQFTPEKEGCTRDHLHDSDFLRELYVEADPDATCRVTVPVLWDKEEETIVNNESREVLRTLSTAFDDLGNGVSLLPDADDDATVADVDEVITDIYEPINNGVYRAGFATSQSAYDEAIDDLFGALDRYDERLADQRYLVGDSLTEADICMFTTLIRFDQVYHTHFMCNRKFIHQYENLWPYLRDLYQTEGVAETVNMEHIKEHYYTTHPDVTPSGIIARGPDLDFEAAHDRDRLTGTPPAPTADD; encoded by the coding sequence ATGAATCAGCTCGTGAACGGCGAGTGGCGCACGGACACCTACGAGGCGACCGACGAGGAGGGCGCGTTCCAGCGCGGCGAGACCACCTTCCGGAACTGGGTCGCGGGCAGCGACGTGCCCGACCACGTCGACGCGGAGCCGGACGAGCGCTTCCAGCCGGAGGCCGGCCGGTATCACCTGTACGTCTCGTACGCCTGCCCGTGGGCGCACCGCACGCTGCTCGCGCGGTCGCTCTTGGGCCTCGAAGACGCGATCGGCGTCTCGGTCGTCGACCCGTACCGCGACGAGGACGGCTGGCAGTTCACCCCGGAGAAGGAGGGCTGTACCCGCGATCACCTCCACGACAGCGACTTCCTCCGCGAGCTGTACGTGGAGGCCGACCCCGACGCCACCTGCCGGGTGACCGTCCCCGTGCTGTGGGACAAAGAGGAGGAGACGATCGTCAACAACGAGTCGCGCGAGGTCCTCCGCACCCTCTCGACCGCGTTCGACGACCTCGGCAACGGCGTCTCGCTGTTACCCGACGCGGACGACGACGCGACCGTCGCGGACGTCGACGAGGTGATCACGGACATCTACGAGCCGATCAACAACGGCGTCTACCGCGCCGGCTTCGCCACCTCGCAGAGCGCCTACGACGAGGCGATCGACGACCTGTTCGGCGCGCTCGACCGCTACGACGAGCGGCTCGCCGACCAGCGCTACCTCGTCGGCGACTCCCTGACTGAGGCGGACATCTGTATGTTCACCACCCTGATCCGCTTCGATCAGGTGTACCACACCCACTTCATGTGCAACCGGAAGTTCATCCACCAGTACGAGAACCTCTGGCCGTACCTGCGCGACCTCTACCAGACCGAGGGCGTCGCGGAGACGGTGAACATGGAGCACATCAAGGAGCACTACTACACCACGCACCCGGACGTGACCCCTTCGGGCATCATCGCGCGCGGCCCCGACCTCGACTTCGAGGCCGCCCACGACCGCGACCGGCTCACGGGAACGCCGCCGGCTCCGACCGCCGACGACTGA
- a CDS encoding Rrf2 family transcriptional regulator, which translates to MSSIELTSSQKSILSALINLYGEEEDAVKGEAIAEEVDRNPGTIRNQMQSLKALQLVEGVPGPKGGYKPTSNAYEALDIQRMDEPADVPIYHEGEQVEGINVDGIDLSSVHHPELCRAEIHVQGSVRDFHEGDSVTVGPTPLSKLVIDGTVDGKDDTANILILRIDDMRAPDEPAEH; encoded by the coding sequence ATGTCATCGATCGAGCTCACGTCGAGCCAGAAAAGCATCCTCTCGGCCCTCATCAACCTGTACGGGGAAGAAGAGGACGCCGTGAAGGGCGAGGCGATCGCCGAGGAGGTCGACCGCAACCCCGGGACGATCCGCAACCAGATGCAGAGCCTCAAGGCCCTCCAGCTGGTCGAGGGCGTACCCGGCCCGAAGGGCGGCTACAAGCCCACCTCGAACGCCTACGAGGCGCTCGACATCCAGCGCATGGACGAGCCGGCCGACGTCCCGATCTACCACGAGGGCGAGCAGGTCGAGGGGATCAACGTCGACGGGATCGACCTCTCCAGCGTCCACCACCCCGAACTGTGCCGCGCCGAGATTCACGTTCAGGGCTCGGTCCGCGACTTCCACGAGGGCGACAGCGTCACCGTCGGCCCGACGCCGCTCTCGAAGCTCGTCATCGACGGCACCGTCGACGGGAAAGACGACACCGCGAACATTCTCATCCTGCGGATCGACGACATGCGGGCGCCCGACGAGCCGGCCGAGCACTGA
- a CDS encoding NAD(P)/FAD-dependent oxidoreductase: protein MSTQVVVVGSGYAGAGAVKAFEDEVGEGEAELTWISEHDYHLVLHEVHRAIRNPAVEDKITIPVDEIKSPESDFVQGRVVDVDTDDRVVETDDGTTVDYDYLLLGIGSTTAFFGIEGLKEHAHQLKGLDDAKAIHEDVREAAADATRSDPARVIVGGAGLSGIQTAGEIAEYRDKHRAPLDIKLVEGLDEVFPGNDPQIQGALRQRLEDADVEILTGDFISEADEDAVYLGGGEDEEPEELGYDVLIWTGGITGQPELENVEVEKDDRSNRVHAGSDFATSDDRVFAIGDTALVEQGDDDVAPPTAQAAWQAAEVAGENLARAARGAPLRSWTHEDKGTVISVGEEAVAHDVMGMPIKTFGGTPAKLLKKAIATRWINKVSSPGRAVGAFGDM, encoded by the coding sequence ATGAGTACACAGGTCGTCGTCGTCGGCTCCGGGTACGCCGGCGCAGGGGCGGTGAAGGCGTTCGAAGACGAGGTCGGCGAGGGCGAAGCCGAGCTCACGTGGATCTCGGAACACGACTACCACCTCGTCTTACACGAGGTCCACCGCGCGATCCGCAACCCCGCCGTCGAGGACAAGATCACGATCCCCGTCGACGAGATCAAGTCGCCCGAGTCCGACTTCGTCCAGGGCCGGGTCGTCGACGTCGACACCGACGACCGCGTCGTCGAGACCGACGACGGGACGACCGTCGACTACGACTACCTCCTCTTAGGCATCGGCTCGACGACCGCCTTCTTCGGCATCGAGGGGCTGAAGGAGCACGCCCACCAGCTGAAGGGGCTCGACGACGCGAAGGCGATCCACGAGGACGTCCGCGAGGCGGCCGCGGACGCGACCCGCTCGGACCCCGCGCGGGTGATCGTCGGCGGCGCCGGCCTTTCGGGCATCCAGACCGCCGGCGAGATCGCCGAGTACCGCGACAAACACCGCGCGCCGCTCGACATCAAGCTGGTCGAGGGGCTCGACGAGGTGTTCCCCGGCAACGACCCCCAGATCCAGGGCGCGCTCCGCCAGCGGCTCGAAGACGCCGACGTCGAGATCCTCACCGGCGACTTCATCTCGGAGGCCGACGAGGACGCGGTCTACCTCGGCGGCGGCGAGGACGAAGAACCCGAGGAGCTGGGCTACGACGTGCTGATCTGGACCGGCGGCATTACGGGCCAGCCCGAGCTGGAGAACGTCGAGGTCGAGAAGGACGACCGCTCGAACCGCGTCCACGCCGGCTCCGACTTCGCCACCAGCGACGACCGCGTGTTCGCCATCGGCGACACCGCGCTCGTCGAGCAGGGCGACGACGACGTCGCCCCGCCGACCGCGCAGGCCGCGTGGCAGGCCGCCGAGGTCGCGGGCGAGAACCTCGCTCGCGCCGCCCGCGGCGCGCCGCTCCGCTCGTGGACCCACGAGGACAAGGGGACGGTCATCTCCGTCGGCGAGGAGGCGGTCGCCCACGACGTGATGGGTATGCCGATCAAGACGTTCGGCGGCACGCCCGCGAAGCTGCTGAAGAAGGCGATCGCCACGCGCTGGATCAACAAGGTCTCCTCCCCGGGCCGCGCGGTCGGCGCGTTCGGCGACATGTGA
- a CDS encoding sugar ABC transporter permease produces the protein MSAVRSFAALVAAKLVAFATAPKRFVVTVQRAIYDLRAGKRTPWDVSKSVLMTLFGLAMVLVLLFPLFWIFTASLAEGTRLFTTSGIFPDPSTYNLGAYRWVIFESDFFFVDGDWGYPQLVLGGGGGLVSFRWAGTETGPGALFNSLYIVSVTLAAGFGMIVPAAYAFSRRKFVGRKRILYGYVLFTQIGAGLSIATLVALYSLFSSYGLTNNLFVLGLFYAASAIPFNTWLLKTYMDNIPVSYEEAAMVDGASFLDTIREVILPLTKPGLAVVLIFVWLAGWNEFIIAQTLLRPENYPLSVELYNIATEGRFSTPWTRFAAFANLFALPVAIVYFAAQRSVEDGLSFGGMEG, from the coding sequence ATGAGCGCGGTCCGCTCGTTCGCGGCGCTCGTCGCCGCCAAGCTGGTCGCGTTCGCGACCGCTCCGAAGCGGTTCGTCGTCACCGTCCAGCGGGCGATCTACGACCTCCGCGCGGGCAAACGCACGCCGTGGGACGTCTCGAAGAGCGTCCTGATGACGCTGTTCGGGCTCGCGATGGTGTTGGTGCTTCTGTTCCCGCTGTTCTGGATCTTCACCGCGTCGCTGGCGGAGGGGACGCGGCTGTTCACCACCAGCGGCATCTTCCCGGACCCGTCGACGTACAACCTCGGCGCGTACCGCTGGGTGATCTTCGAGTCCGACTTCTTCTTCGTCGACGGCGACTGGGGGTACCCCCAGCTCGTCCTCGGCGGCGGGGGCGGGCTGGTGAGCTTCCGGTGGGCCGGCACCGAGACCGGTCCCGGCGCGCTGTTCAACAGCCTCTACATCGTCAGCGTGACGCTCGCGGCCGGGTTCGGGATGATCGTCCCGGCGGCGTACGCGTTCTCGCGCCGGAAGTTCGTGGGCCGCAAGCGCATCCTCTACGGCTACGTGCTGTTCACGCAGATCGGCGCCGGACTGTCGATCGCGACGCTCGTGGCGTTGTACTCGCTGTTCAGCAGCTACGGGCTCACGAACAACCTGTTTGTCCTCGGGCTGTTCTACGCCGCGTCGGCGATCCCGTTCAACACGTGGCTGTTGAAGACGTACATGGACAACATCCCCGTCTCCTACGAGGAGGCGGCGATGGTCGACGGCGCGAGCTTCCTCGACACGATCCGGGAGGTGATCCTCCCGCTGACGAAGCCGGGGCTCGCCGTCGTGCTCATCTTCGTCTGGCTCGCCGGCTGGAACGAGTTCATCATCGCGCAGACGCTGCTGCGCCCCGAGAACTACCCGCTGTCGGTGGAGCTGTACAACATCGCGACCGAGGGCCGGTTCTCGACGCCGTGGACCCGCTTCGCGGCGTTCGCGAACCTGTTCGCGCTGCCGGTCGCGATCGTCTACTTCGCGGCCCAGCGCTCCGTCGAGGACGGCCTCTCGTTCGGCGGCATGGAGGGGTAA
- a CDS encoding nucleoside phosphorylase produces the protein MTEDSEDPNDGAGYHVEAAPEDVADAVLLPGNPERVDKITALWDDHEEVARHREYRTATGTYDGTPISVTSTGIGSPSAAIAVEELARVGVDTFIRVGSCGAIQPEMEVGDLVITTGAVRQEGTSDEYVREDYPAAADGEVVSALVAAAERLGHDYHTGVTMSADSFYAGQGRPGFEGFEAAGSDELVRELQDANVKNIEMEASAILTIANVYGLRAGAVCSVYANRVTGEFRTEGESRAAETASLAVKLLARMDEVKREAGADRWHAGLSL, from the coding sequence ATGACCGAAGACAGCGAGGACCCGAACGACGGGGCCGGCTACCACGTCGAGGCCGCGCCCGAGGACGTCGCGGACGCCGTCCTCCTGCCCGGCAACCCGGAGCGCGTCGACAAGATCACGGCGCTGTGGGACGACCACGAGGAGGTCGCGCGCCACCGCGAGTACCGAACCGCGACCGGGACGTACGACGGGACGCCGATCTCCGTCACCTCCACCGGGATCGGCTCCCCCTCGGCCGCAATCGCCGTCGAGGAGCTCGCGCGCGTCGGCGTCGACACGTTCATCCGGGTCGGCTCCTGCGGCGCGATCCAGCCGGAGATGGAGGTGGGCGACCTCGTCATCACCACGGGCGCGGTCCGCCAGGAGGGGACGAGCGACGAGTACGTCCGCGAGGACTACCCGGCCGCGGCCGACGGCGAGGTCGTCTCCGCGCTCGTCGCCGCCGCCGAGCGGCTGGGCCACGACTACCACACCGGCGTGACGATGAGCGCGGACTCCTTCTACGCCGGCCAGGGGCGCCCCGGGTTCGAGGGGTTCGAGGCCGCCGGCTCGGACGAGCTCGTCCGGGAATTACAAGACGCGAACGTGAAGAACATCGAGATGGAGGCGTCGGCTATCCTCACGATCGCGAACGTGTACGGGCTCCGCGCGGGCGCGGTCTGCTCAGTCTACGCCAACCGCGTGACCGGCGAGTTCCGGACGGAGGGCGAGTCGCGCGCGGCCGAGACCGCGAGCCTCGCGGTGAAGCTGCTCGCGCGGATGGACGAGGTGAAGCGGGAGGCGGGCGCGGACCGCTGGCACGCCGGCCTCTCGCTGTAG
- the ligA gene encoding ATP-dependent DNA ligase LigA — translation MEFAALAERAERVAANDGDIETTLAVADLLADAGAGGDADGDEEGGGEGDGSADDLPVVVRFLLGRVFPAHDTRTLDVGPALCREAIARAAGPNVAAADVEDRLAERGEIGAVAAAYDFGGQRGLAAFGGGRDALTVAALDEELRGLAAESGDGSESRKRDALFGLFTRCSPSESAFLARLVLGEMRLGVGEGTVRDAVAEAFLAPPGASGEADEEGSSEDDPELYAPEDAVAAVERALQVTNDYGRVAVRARDEGLAGLREESLRVGRPVQAMLAQAGTATDALDAFGEVAVETKFDGARVQVHYDPGADGGSEGGGGDATDGEAPEDDGDAAIGPRLYSRNMDDVTEALPEIVEYVAERVDAPVILDGEVVAVGDDGDPLPFQEVLRRFRRKHDVDRMRETVSLRLHAFDCLHADGDDLLDEPLRVRHDRLREVLPDAAADLTLADDAEAIAAAERAALDAGHEGVMLKNPDAAYTPGDRGRDWLKRKPDVETLDAVVVGAEWGEGRRAELFGTFLLAVREEGDASEAPDRSAGDRDADDPAPAGYATVGKVATGITDEALADLTERLEPHVVREEGTTVAFDPELVVEVGYEEIQASPTYSAGYALRFPRFVGVREDKGVDDADSLARVRRLAGDD, via the coding sequence ATGGAGTTCGCCGCGCTGGCGGAACGGGCGGAACGGGTGGCCGCGAACGACGGCGACATCGAGACGACGCTCGCGGTCGCCGACCTGCTCGCGGACGCCGGCGCCGGAGGCGACGCCGACGGGGACGAGGAGGGCGGCGGCGAGGGCGACGGGTCCGCCGACGACCTCCCAGTCGTCGTCCGGTTCCTCCTCGGGCGCGTCTTCCCCGCCCACGACACCCGCACCCTCGACGTCGGTCCCGCGCTCTGCCGCGAGGCGATCGCCCGCGCCGCGGGCCCGAACGTCGCCGCCGCCGACGTCGAGGACCGGCTCGCGGAGCGCGGCGAGATCGGCGCCGTCGCGGCCGCCTACGACTTCGGCGGCCAGCGGGGGCTCGCCGCGTTCGGCGGCGGCCGCGACGCGCTCACGGTCGCCGCGCTCGACGAGGAGCTGCGCGGCCTCGCGGCCGAGAGCGGCGACGGCAGCGAGTCGCGCAAGCGGGACGCCCTGTTCGGGCTGTTCACCCGGTGTTCGCCGAGCGAGTCCGCGTTCCTCGCCCGACTCGTCCTCGGTGAGATGCGGCTCGGCGTCGGCGAGGGGACGGTCCGCGACGCGGTCGCCGAGGCGTTCCTCGCGCCGCCCGGGGCGTCAGGAGAAGCGGACGAAGAGGGATCGAGCGAGGACGACCCCGAACTCTACGCGCCCGAGGACGCCGTCGCGGCCGTCGAGCGCGCGCTTCAGGTGACGAACGACTACGGCCGGGTCGCGGTCCGCGCCCGCGACGAGGGGCTCGCGGGGCTCCGCGAGGAGTCGCTGCGCGTCGGCCGGCCGGTCCAGGCGATGCTCGCGCAGGCGGGCACCGCGACGGACGCGCTCGACGCGTTCGGCGAGGTCGCCGTCGAGACGAAGTTCGACGGCGCCCGCGTTCAGGTTCACTACGACCCCGGAGCCGACGGCGGGTCCGAGGGCGGCGGCGGCGACGCCACCGACGGTGAGGCTCCGGAAGACGACGGCGACGCGGCGATCGGCCCGCGGCTCTACTCGCGGAACATGGACGACGTGACCGAGGCGCTCCCCGAGATCGTCGAGTACGTCGCCGAGCGCGTCGACGCCCCGGTTATCCTCGACGGCGAGGTCGTCGCGGTCGGCGACGACGGCGACCCGCTCCCGTTCCAGGAGGTGCTTCGGCGGTTCCGCCGGAAGCACGACGTCGACCGCATGCGAGAGACCGTCTCCCTGCGGCTCCACGCGTTCGACTGCCTCCACGCCGACGGTGACGACCTGCTCGACGAGCCTCTCCGCGTCCGCCACGACCGGCTCCGGGAGGTCCTCCCCGACGCGGCGGCGGACCTCACGCTGGCCGACGACGCCGAGGCGATCGCGGCCGCGGAACGGGCCGCGCTCGACGCGGGCCACGAGGGCGTCATGCTGAAGAACCCCGACGCGGCGTACACGCCCGGCGACCGCGGCCGCGACTGGCTGAAGCGCAAGCCGGACGTGGAGACGCTCGACGCCGTCGTCGTCGGCGCCGAGTGGGGCGAAGGGCGCCGCGCGGAGCTGTTCGGCACCTTCCTGCTCGCAGTCCGGGAAGAGGGCGACGCGAGCGAGGCCCCCGACCGCAGCGCGGGCGACCGCGACGCCGACGACCCCGCGCCCGCGGGGTACGCCACGGTCGGCAAGGTGGCCACGGGGATCACGGACGAGGCGCTCGCGGATCTCACCGAGCGGCTGGAGCCGCACGTCGTCCGCGAGGAGGGGACCACGGTCGCGTTCGACCCGGAACTGGTGGTCGAGGTCGGCTACGAGGAGATCCAGGCCTCGCCGACGTACTCCGCCGGCTACGCCCTCCGGTTCCCCCGGTTCGTCGGCGTCCGCGAGGACAAGGGGGTCGACGACGCCGACTCGCTCGCGCGGGTCCGCCGGCTCGCCGGCGACGACTGA
- the rocF gene encoding arginase, which produces MTTVRIIGAPTDYGANRRGVDMGPSAIRYGGLAEQLAGAGVEAVDAGDLPVPRAEERDPDADAPSEGKAKFLRETADVCRRLGDEVAATLADGEVPLALGGDHSIAIGSLTGSARDAEIGAVWFDAHADLNTPATTPSGNVHGMPLAAALGVDEFADTEWANAAGLSPENVALVGLRSVDEAEAELIRERDFAAYTMSDIDERGITEVTEEALEVAADGVDGIHVSLDLDWLDPNAAPGVGTPVRGGVTYREAHSAMEIVDETDALRSMEIVEVNPTLDQHNETAELATELAASAFGKRVL; this is translated from the coding sequence ATGACCACGGTCAGGATCATCGGCGCGCCGACCGACTACGGGGCGAACCGACGCGGGGTCGACATGGGACCGTCGGCGATCCGGTACGGCGGGCTCGCCGAGCAGCTCGCCGGCGCCGGCGTGGAGGCGGTCGACGCGGGCGACCTCCCCGTCCCGCGGGCGGAGGAACGCGACCCGGACGCGGACGCGCCCAGCGAGGGGAAGGCGAAGTTCCTCCGCGAGACGGCGGACGTCTGCCGGCGGCTCGGCGACGAGGTCGCCGCGACGCTCGCCGACGGCGAAGTGCCGCTCGCGCTCGGCGGCGACCACTCCATCGCCATCGGGAGCCTCACCGGGTCCGCGCGCGACGCGGAGATCGGCGCCGTCTGGTTCGACGCGCACGCCGACCTCAACACGCCCGCGACGACGCCCTCGGGCAACGTCCACGGGATGCCGCTGGCGGCCGCGCTCGGGGTCGACGAGTTCGCGGACACCGAGTGGGCGAACGCCGCGGGACTGTCGCCGGAGAACGTCGCCCTCGTCGGGCTCCGGTCGGTCGACGAGGCGGAGGCGGAGCTGATCCGAGAGCGCGACTTCGCCGCGTACACGATGTCGGACATCGACGAGCGGGGGATCACCGAAGTCACGGAGGAGGCGCTCGAGGTCGCCGCGGACGGCGTCGACGGGATCCACGTCAGCCTCGATTTAGACTGGCTCGATCCCAACGCCGCGCCCGGCGTCGGGACGCCCGTCCGCGGCGGGGTCACCTACCGCGAGGCGCACAGCGCGATGGAGATCGTCGACGAGACCGACGCCCTCCGCTCGATGGAGATCGTCGAGGTGAACCCGACGCTCGACCAGCACAACGAGACGGCCGAGCTGGCGACGGAGCTGGCGGCGAGCGCGTTCGGGAAGCGAGTTTTATAA
- a CDS encoding MBL fold metallo-hydrolase — protein MTVRYEELAVEWIGYATARLETDAGHVVYTDPGRYGVLDDYWARDGDLVVVTHDHHYDGDGIRSVASEDATLVIYEAVDPAGIDRDVEPIDALAADYEVVRVSEEERVDVDTPAGEVRVWSVPAHNDPEGPNADADGSVAHPPGFGCGFLLSLGGRTVFWPGDSDALDGFAELDVSVFLANIGGGGIVADRREAAELAEAMDPDLVVPIHYDTFEGLEADGEAFAGDVASRSIPVALDARTANQ, from the coding sequence ATGACGGTCCGCTACGAGGAGCTCGCGGTGGAGTGGATCGGATACGCGACGGCGCGGCTGGAGACGGACGCGGGGCACGTCGTCTACACCGATCCCGGCCGCTACGGCGTCCTCGACGACTACTGGGCGCGCGACGGCGACCTCGTCGTCGTCACGCACGACCACCACTACGACGGCGACGGGATCCGATCGGTCGCGAGCGAGGACGCGACGCTCGTGATCTACGAGGCGGTCGACCCCGCCGGGATCGACCGCGACGTCGAGCCGATCGACGCGCTCGCGGCCGACTACGAGGTGGTCCGGGTCAGCGAGGAGGAGCGCGTCGACGTCGACACGCCCGCCGGCGAGGTGCGGGTGTGGTCCGTCCCCGCCCACAACGACCCGGAGGGCCCGAACGCGGACGCCGACGGCTCGGTCGCGCACCCGCCCGGCTTCGGCTGCGGCTTCCTGCTGTCGCTCGGCGGGCGCACCGTCTTCTGGCCCGGCGACTCCGACGCGCTCGACGGGTTCGCCGAGCTCGACGTCTCCGTCTTCCTCGCGAACATCGGCGGGGGCGGCATCGTCGCCGACCGACGCGAGGCGGCCGAGCTGGCCGAGGCGATGGACCCCGACCTCGTCGTCCCGATCCACTACGACACCTTCGAGGGGCTGGAAGCGGACGGCGAGGCGTTCGCCGGCGACGTGGCGAGCCGGTCGATCCCCGTCGCGCTCGACGCGCGCACGGCGAACCAGTAG
- a CDS encoding PHP-associated domain-containing protein — MRRRDDRATVTRPQTRVDAHVKVLDDEVVARAKARGIDALVYAPHFTRLPTIRERAARYTDDELTVVPAREVFTGDWGNRRHLLAIGLSDPVPDYITFEGAMAEFERQDAAVLVPHPGFATISLTQPEVDAHAARLDAVETYNTKLLPHQNARARRTAEETGCAGFGSSYAHLPGTVGEAWTAFEGDLADEEAVVDAFRERRPRTVIHRGGAGHQLRGLVEFAHLAYENTWAKLDRMFLSGNEPTLPSNVAYEGRFDDVSVYE, encoded by the coding sequence TTGCGCCGCCGCGACGACCGTGCGACCGTGACCCGACCGCAAACGCGCGTCGACGCCCACGTGAAGGTGCTCGACGACGAGGTCGTCGCCCGCGCGAAGGCCCGCGGGATCGACGCGCTCGTGTACGCGCCGCACTTCACGCGGCTCCCGACGATCCGCGAGCGCGCGGCGCGGTACACCGACGACGAGCTGACCGTCGTCCCCGCCCGCGAGGTGTTCACCGGCGACTGGGGGAACCGGCGGCACCTCCTCGCCATCGGGCTCTCGGACCCGGTCCCCGACTACATCACCTTCGAGGGCGCGATGGCCGAGTTCGAGCGGCAGGACGCGGCGGTCCTCGTCCCTCACCCCGGGTTCGCCACCATCTCGCTCACGCAGCCCGAGGTGGACGCCCACGCCGCGCGGCTCGACGCGGTCGAGACGTACAACACGAAGCTGCTCCCCCACCAGAACGCGCGAGCGCGCCGGACCGCCGAGGAGACCGGCTGCGCCGGGTTCGGCTCGTCGTACGCCCACCTCCCCGGCACGGTCGGCGAGGCGTGGACCGCCTTCGAGGGCGACCTCGCCGACGAGGAGGCGGTCGTCGACGCGTTCCGCGAGCGCCGGCCCCGGACGGTGATCCACCGCGGCGGCGCCGGCCACCAGCTCCGCGGGCTCGTGGAGTTCGCGCACCTCGCGTACGAGAACACGTGGGCGAAGCTCGACCGGATGTTCCTCTCCGGCAACGAGCCGACCCTCCCGTCGAACGTCGCCTACGAGGGCCGGTTCGACGACGTGAGCGTCTACGAGTAG
- a CDS encoding GNAT family N-acetyltransferase: MYVRDAKNRDEAWLLDAIEQLGLDDVAFRSRDYVIAVDEESGDRAGFGRLRLHRGDEDEANRIELTGIGVLPEWRHRGVGAHVVERLVDTAAADGFETVYVLTDQPDYLAQFGFERVDTDDLPPALSDRLTEKREFLGGDVVGLALAVDEFEMPSSLRKAFKDAEPTGDDEPEESAEDFGIDPDSATYKYDTGR, encoded by the coding sequence ATGTACGTCCGCGACGCCAAGAACCGTGACGAGGCGTGGTTGTTGGACGCGATCGAGCAGCTGGGGCTCGACGACGTCGCCTTCCGGTCACGGGACTACGTGATCGCGGTCGACGAGGAGTCCGGCGACCGGGCCGGGTTCGGCCGGCTCCGGCTCCACCGGGGCGACGAGGACGAGGCCAACCGGATCGAGCTCACCGGGATCGGCGTCCTCCCCGAGTGGCGGCACCGCGGGGTCGGCGCGCACGTCGTCGAGCGCCTCGTCGACACCGCGGCCGCGGACGGGTTCGAGACGGTGTACGTACTCACCGACCAGCCCGACTACCTCGCGCAGTTCGGCTTCGAGCGCGTCGACACCGACGACCTCCCGCCCGCGCTCTCGGACCGCCTCACCGAGAAGCGGGAGTTCCTCGGCGGCGACGTGGTCGGCCTCGCGCTCGCCGTCGACGAGTTCGAGATGCCGAGCAGCCTCCGAAAGGCGTTCAAGGACGCCGAGCCGACCGGCGACGACGAGCCGGAGGAGTCCGCCGAGGACTTCGGGATCGACCCGGACTCGGCGACTTATAAATACGACACCGGCCGCTGA
- the cdd gene encoding cytidine deaminase, with protein MDDDDLIAAAREALEAAHVPYSEYRVGAALRTADGAVYTGCNIENANYSNSLHAEEVALAEAVKHGHREFDRIAVSSGVRDGVTPCGMCRQSLAEFAADDLVVACDEGGDAVTEYTLGELLPNTISEGTLDDASGH; from the coding sequence ATGGACGATGACGATCTGATCGCCGCGGCCCGCGAGGCCCTAGAGGCCGCCCACGTCCCGTACTCCGAGTACCGCGTCGGCGCCGCGCTCCGGACCGCCGACGGCGCCGTCTACACCGGCTGTAACATCGAGAACGCGAACTACTCCAACAGCCTCCACGCCGAGGAGGTCGCGCTCGCGGAGGCGGTGAAGCACGGCCACCGCGAGTTCGACCGGATCGCGGTCTCCTCGGGCGTGCGCGACGGCGTCACCCCCTGCGGGATGTGCCGGCAGTCGCTCGCGGAGTTCGCGGCCGACGACCTCGTCGTCGCCTGCGACGAGGGCGGCGACGCCGTGACGGAGTACACCCTCGGCGAGCTGCTCCCGAACACCATCTCGGAGGGGACGCTCGACGACGCCAGCGGGCACTGA